The following are encoded together in the Cyanobacterium aponinum PCC 10605 genome:
- the gmd gene encoding GDP-mannose 4,6-dehydratase → MTDRKIALITGVTGQDGSYLSELLLEKGYEVHGIIRRTSTFNTDRIDHIYQDPHQQDARFFLHYGDLTDGTTLRRILEEVKPVEVYNLGAQSHVRVSFDAPEFTVDSVAMGTLRLLEAIKDYRQRTGIDVRYYQAGSSEMFGKVMEIPQKETTPFYPRSPYACGKVYAHWQTVNHRESYNIFACNGILFNHESPRRGETFVTRKITMAIARIVAGQQKKLYLGNLDSKRDWGYAKDYVKAMWLMLQQDEPDDYVVATGETHSVKEFLELAFSHVNLQWEDYVEFDERYLRPAEVDLLIGDPTKAKEKLGWQPSLTFPQLVNLMVDADLEALGISNGDKVQDQAYIRHNMRPSVN, encoded by the coding sequence ATGACTGATCGTAAAATAGCTTTAATTACCGGCGTTACAGGGCAAGATGGTTCTTATTTGAGTGAACTATTGTTAGAAAAGGGTTATGAGGTTCACGGTATTATTAGACGAACTTCCACCTTCAATACTGATAGAATTGATCACATTTATCAAGACCCCCACCAACAAGATGCTCGGTTTTTTCTTCACTATGGAGACTTAACCGATGGTACAACCCTAAGACGTATTCTGGAAGAAGTTAAACCTGTAGAAGTATATAATCTGGGAGCTCAATCTCATGTAAGGGTCAGTTTTGATGCCCCTGAGTTTACCGTTGATAGTGTGGCGATGGGTACATTGAGACTATTAGAAGCCATTAAAGACTATAGACAGCGCACAGGTATTGATGTGCGATATTATCAGGCTGGTTCATCAGAAATGTTCGGCAAGGTAATGGAAATTCCCCAAAAGGAAACTACCCCTTTTTATCCCCGTAGCCCTTATGCTTGTGGAAAAGTTTATGCTCACTGGCAAACAGTAAATCACCGTGAATCCTATAACATTTTCGCTTGCAATGGGATTTTATTCAACCACGAAAGCCCCCGCCGAGGTGAAACTTTTGTTACTCGTAAAATCACAATGGCGATCGCACGTATTGTGGCAGGGCAACAGAAAAAATTGTATTTAGGTAACTTAGACTCAAAAAGAGATTGGGGTTATGCTAAAGACTACGTTAAGGCTATGTGGTTAATGTTACAACAAGATGAGCCAGATGATTATGTGGTAGCAACGGGGGAAACCCATTCTGTGAAAGAATTTTTGGAATTAGCCTTTTCTCACGTTAACCTCCAGTGGGAAGATTATGTGGAATTTGATGAGCGCTACTTACGCCCCGCAGAAGTGGACTTATTAATTGGAGATCCCACTAAAGCTAAGGAAAAACTAGGTTGGCAACCATCTTTAACCTTCCCCCAGTTAGTTAATTTGATGGTAGATGCAGACTTAGAGGCTTTAGGTATCAGTAATGGTGATAAAGTCCAAGATCAAGCCTATATTCGTCATAATATGCGACCTAGTGTTAACTAG
- a CDS encoding DUF4114 domain-containing protein, whose product MTIEYTSLADQLIAYLANDRSNTSGKSSSLNTSILLNADLFGKEGTIITANYGFEGYMGIPGMTGTDQASQDIAFANNVSWQDLGGNTTMNQRAYTSAISTDTVQATYDVDIEKLDNIPVVFSFPLLPTTVNPTDFRITRNDGVVVTPVIASFLPNAEYNERQTVVITGEFGNRGIPGTEGAIYPVSVSTVLDSTPLEMIGEDGLMSAVGITVDSQNPYVVGNGPKMVTAKLNRFSDLGEGAPLWLVTNQNNSGSDLYGEQALFRLRIYTSAGFSPDGIASILPTDYQKFFLVKAEDSSGNIIELVETGVDYEISGFGSIRVEGLADLSLAQPTYDNTYIEDHDNYYDIILSGDEEAINQIKTVELPSSGDYSVVYNPGGPGNNPSSNPEGPFTVPSTPHQVNVDNDINRVSNVSYVEVDGAVMRNPYTGQPIGENMGVAVKDLASGYEIYQYLDPDGKVFYASFSVSTDLVTDLTDELTSPTPINFIDARELTQGESFTVSGSYSREAAFNSEMGFYRILNESGAVLDPLTGTEINPTEAGYVEVALSESNRLSTSGSTLAAENFTTKSFAFSIFGGELYAPFLKVDFGDFGNGSEEIYFPFAGANSDKLDHVTNFGANVIGFEDLNGGGDRDFDDIILRFSIT is encoded by the coding sequence ATGACAATTGAATATACCTCCCTAGCAGATCAACTTATCGCCTACCTCGCCAACGATAGGTCAAACACATCTGGGAAAAGTTCTTCACTTAATACAAGTATCTTGCTTAATGCAGATCTTTTTGGTAAAGAAGGAACAATTATTACTGCTAATTATGGATTTGAAGGCTATATGGGAATACCCGGCATGACGGGAACAGATCAAGCCTCTCAGGATATTGCCTTTGCGAATAACGTTTCTTGGCAAGATTTGGGGGGCAATACAACCATGAATCAACGAGCCTATACTTCTGCTATTAGCACTGATACAGTTCAAGCAACTTATGATGTTGATATTGAAAAATTAGATAATATTCCCGTTGTTTTTAGTTTTCCCTTGTTACCAACAACCGTTAATCCTACAGACTTTAGAATTACTCGTAACGATGGTGTGGTGGTGACACCTGTTATTGCTTCTTTTTTGCCCAATGCAGAATATAATGAACGGCAAACAGTGGTAATTACAGGAGAATTTGGCAATAGGGGAATTCCCGGTACAGAGGGAGCAATTTATCCTGTATCCGTTTCTACGGTGTTAGACTCAACCCCACTAGAAATGATTGGTGAAGATGGTTTAATGAGTGCAGTAGGTATAACTGTTGATAGCCAAAATCCTTATGTTGTAGGTAATGGACCTAAAATGGTTACGGCTAAGTTAAATCGTTTTAGTGATTTAGGAGAAGGTGCGCCCCTTTGGCTAGTTACTAATCAAAATAATAGCGGTTCTGACTTGTATGGAGAACAAGCCCTTTTCCGTCTTCGTATTTATACCAGTGCTGGATTTTCCCCCGATGGTATTGCTAGTATTTTGCCAACGGATTATCAAAAATTTTTCTTGGTGAAAGCTGAAGATTCTTCAGGTAATATAATTGAGCTTGTAGAAACAGGGGTTGATTATGAAATTTCTGGATTTGGTTCAATTCGAGTGGAAGGGTTAGCAGATTTATCTTTAGCACAACCCACTTATGATAATACGTACATTGAAGATCACGACAATTACTACGATATTATTCTTTCTGGGGATGAAGAAGCTATTAATCAAATCAAAACTGTTGAACTTCCTTCCTCTGGGGATTATTCTGTAGTTTACAATCCAGGCGGCCCCGGTAATAATCCAAGCAGTAATCCTGAAGGTCCTTTTACTGTTCCGAGTACACCCCATCAGGTCAATGTTGACAATGATATTAACCGTGTTTCCAATGTTTCTTATGTAGAAGTTGATGGAGCGGTTATGCGTAATCCCTATACAGGTCAACCCATTGGGGAAAACATGGGGGTAGCAGTCAAAGATTTAGCCTCTGGTTATGAAATTTATCAATATTTAGATCCTGATGGTAAAGTTTTTTATGCCTCATTTTCTGTCTCAACGGATTTAGTCACCGATTTGACAGACGAGCTAACATCTCCCACTCCCATTAATTTCATTGATGCTAGGGAGTTAACTCAAGGGGAATCTTTTACTGTTTCTGGTTCTTATAGTCGTGAAGCGGCTTTTAATAGTGAAATGGGGTTTTATCGTATTTTAAATGAATCTGGGGCAGTATTAGATCCTCTCACGGGTACAGAAATTAACCCAACAGAAGCAGGTTACGTAGAGGTTGCTTTATCTGAATCAAACCGATTATCAACTTCAGGCTCAACTTTAGCCGCAGAAAATTTCACAACTAAAAGTTTTGCTTTTAGCATCTTCGGCGGTGAATTATATGCACCATTTCTAAAAGTAGATTTTGGAGATTTTGGCAATGGGAGCGAAGAAATTTA